One region of Vigna radiata var. radiata cultivar VC1973A unplaced genomic scaffold, Vradiata_ver6 scaffold_271, whole genome shotgun sequence genomic DNA includes:
- the LOC106754820 gene encoding uncharacterized protein LOC106754820 — protein MKTYMGLSPFQLVYGKACHLPVEMEHKALRALKFLNFDPYETQSKRRIQVLELEEMRLHAYDSSRSYKEKVKFYHDRKLIKRAFSPGQQVLLFNSRLKLFPGKLK, from the coding sequence ATGAAGACTTATATGGGCCTGTCACCTTTTCAGTTGGTGTATGGGAAAGCATGTCATTTGCCAGTGGAGATGGAGCACAAAGCTTTgcgggctttgaaatttttaaactttgatccTTATGAAACTCAAAGCAAACGTAGAATTCAAGTTTTGGAGCTTGAAGAGATGCGGTTACATGCCTATGACTCATCTAGGAGTTATAAGgaaaaggtaaaattttatcatgacaggAAGTTGATAAAGAGAGCTTTCAGCCCCGGACAGCAAGtgttattattcaattcaagGCTGAAGTTATTTCCTGGAAAGCTGAAGTGA